GTTCTTAAGTACAATTTACTTTGTGAGCTCTTTACTTTTTCCTTTTGAATTTATATGACAGACAGCGTTTTTTTTGTACAGGTCAACAGTGTGCGTCTTCCCCGTCATGTTGGGGACAAAAAGTTCTTCTGTGGCACTGCCCTGATTGAATTCTCTTCAGAGGAAGAAGTAGAAAAAGTTCTCAAGGAAAAATTGGTCTATGCTGGGGCTGAGTTAGAATTGAAACCAAAGTAAGGGTGCTTATAGCCATTCAATACTATTGTCTGGGATGAATTATGCTAAAGAGAGTTCAATTTGTATTTTATAGATTATATAGACTATAgaatatttttgttattttgtatGCAATATTTGAAAAGAAGGTCCAGACTGATTATATTGGTGAAGATTTTAATTTCACTGCTTTTTATATATGTGGATATTTGCTGATCTTTATACCCAATTCAGGAAGGACTTTGATGCAGAGAGACAAAAGGAGTTAGAAGAATATGAAAAATCTCATCCATCTACTGGTTCAAATCATCAGAATAACTCAGATGCAGATGAATAGTAAGAAGCTGCTAATTTTTCCTATACCTCATTTAAAAAGGAGGTAGACACATATGAACTGatgttttttctttcatttttataaCAGCTACCCAAAAGGCTTAATTATTGCCTTCAAACTAAAGAGCATTTCTGATGAAGTTCCTTCAGAACAAAATGGTGTTGATCAGCAAGCCAATGACAATGCTGTTGTTTCTAAAACTGATGAAAAAATTCCATCTGAAATTACTTCTGAGAAAAATGACGAAAAGGTTTCAGAAAATGTTGAcaacgatgaagaaaataatGAGATAAAAGATGGAAAGAAAACTCAAGATGAAGAGAAGAATCCCAAAGCTGATGAAAAGCTTTCAGCTGCTGCTTGCAAGGATAACATGGATGTTGTCTTGCGTGAGGATTTGAAGCGTGTGTTTGAGAAGTTTGGTGCAGTGAAGGTACTTGGGTTTCCCCCTTCCATGTTTTGGAATTTTAAGCCTTCTGATAATGTTTTTACAGCTTTCTACTTTAACTaatctttattttttgatttctGAGTTTATTTTCCCGCTTTTAGAATGATGCTTTTGGTATTTTCTTTAATAATCTCCTCGATGGTGGTTAGATCCCTGCTACTAAGAATTGGTCAGCCTTTTATGAATTGATTAAATATTATTGTTTTCTTGTTTAGTACATTGATTTCACGATGGGAGCAGACTCAGGATTCATTCGATTTGAAGAAAGTGAAGCGGCTCAAAAATCTCGTGCTGCTGCAGTTCTTTCAGAGAAGGGAGGCTTGGTTGTAAAGAATTATATTGCTATGCTAGATCCAGTGACTGGTTAGTTCCACTTCAAATTTAtctattaattttttaacaCATTTATCTCATTTTTGGTTTGA
This is a stretch of genomic DNA from Lotus japonicus ecotype B-129 chromosome 1, LjGifu_v1.2. It encodes these proteins:
- the LOC130727536 gene encoding la protein 1; the encoded protein is MATPTTLNEETTKKVIRQVEFYFSDSNLPKDNFMRKTVSESEDGMVSLALLCSFNRMRQHLNLGDVKAEDVTEDTVKAVAHVLRNSASLKVSEDGKKVGRTTELPKTEEVIEQVDIRTIAASPFQYDLKLEDVETFFSQYAKVNSVRLPRHVGDKKFFCGTALIEFSSEEEVEKVLKEKLVYAGAELELKPKKDFDAERQKELEEYEKSHPSTGSNHQNNSDADEYYPKGLIIAFKLKSISDEVPSEQNGVDQQANDNAVVSKTDEKIPSEITSEKNDEKVSENVDNDEENNEIKDGKKTQDEEKNPKADEKLSAAACKDNMDVVLREDLKRVFEKFGAVKYIDFTMGADSGFIRFEESEAAQKSRAAAVLSEKGGLVVKNYIAMLDPVTGEAEKEYWSLLRGNQDKRRDNFKGNRGRGGRHGRGGGRHSRSRENDSAAGRPNKVQKVGTAA